The sequence below is a genomic window from Gossypium hirsutum isolate 1008001.06 chromosome A11, Gossypium_hirsutum_v2.1, whole genome shotgun sequence.
AGAGCAAAGACTTCCATAAGTTGCATAAGGAAATCAtaaatcctaaaaaaaaaaatcacttcttCCTAGAAAACTAAATTTATATACTAAAAAGAAAAACCTATTAAAATCATAACCAATAATTGCCCTCCTGATTGCCGTCGGAATTATTCCCCGACGAACTAAACGAACCGTTGTCGGTCGTCATGTTCATAAGTTGAACATACAGCTGCGGATCAAAAATATCGGTAggcaaattattattattcatcaACGCACCATTGTCACCCATATTTGGATTTTCTAAAAAATTGCCTCCTGGGGTCATCATGCTATTTGGAACCACAGTTTGTGAATTGTTGTTGGAGAGCATGTTTTGTTGGTATTCATCATTGACTGTTTGGAGCATTGAtggttgctgctgctgctgctgctgttcCTGCTGCTCCtcctgctgctgctgctgctccGGCTCCTGCTCCTGCTGCTGCATAAAGGCAAATCGACGAAATTGATTCTGTGGATATGGTATGTAATTGCTTCGGAAAGGCACCCGCGGGACAGATGAAACAGTAGCATTGAATGGCATTCTAGTTCCCCCAATTTGATTTGCAATGAAATGATTATCTCCAAAATTGTTGATCCTTGCTAGTTGATCCCAAAATGACATTTGACTGCTTCCGTATTCTGAAAAATTCATAAACTACATTATAATACAACACAATTTGAGTATGTAGAGGGACCGAAGCCATTATATGATAATGATGGTAATACCTGGTATGGGTGAATCAAGTGGTGGAGGGCGATACATTTGATCAGGTGTTCTTGCAAATGAAAGAAGAGGTTGCTGTTGTTGTTGGTCGATTCGAGGAGGACTGATTTGAAGTTGTCCACCGAAATTCAAAACAACATCTGCAACAGAGGGTGGTGGAAAGTATGGAGAATTGCTTTCTGGAAAATCTTGTCGATTCAACTGATGCAACCGTTTGTCGCTTCTTAAGAGCTTCTCAAGGGGTCTCTCAAGGGATCCTGGTGGAAATGTAAGAATGTGCCTCCTGAAAGATACAAATTGAGGTTGAATACATTGATAGGAAATAATTGTAGAAAGGTCAAATTGTAGTTTTAAACCCTGTAATATGCTCAACTTATGATTTAGTCTTAATCTTCTTATTATCAAATATCTAGCCATAGCGTGTCACCATTCTGCTTATATTAGCAACAATATTACACCTTAATCTAAATCACTAACACTGTTAAAAATTCAATTAGCCGGTTGAAATTTAAGCAAAGTTAAGTATATTTCGATGAATATCAAATAATGGGCAATGTATCAAATATAAACCCGAACCTATTACTAGTAGCTTGCCCTCCAGTGAAGTCAGAAACCATTCTCCATTGAGTGTGCTTCCTTGGTTGTGGATCAACCTCATGATAAAACAATGGAGGTTGATTTAACTGCACCACGACACGACACAAAAATTCAATACGATTcgatataattcaattcaaaactatacatatatatgtaatagaaaatagaaaatgttAATTACCTCAATTTGAAGAATCCCAGGTTCACCTTCTTGCACAGTAGCCTTGAAAGCCGAAATATCAGACCATTGTACTTCAATCTTGCTTTTCAGCCCACTTTCTAAGACCTCCCACACCAATTTCTTTTTAGCAAAATAACATTTGGCTACCAAATCACCTTCATTCTTCGATTTCCtctacaaatattttattttcattcaatatgtatatatatatatgacatacaTAATCgacacataaaatatatataaatgattattcaCCTCCCATGAGCCGATTGTAATTGAGGACATCATGAAATTTTCAGCTTTAAGCTTACTCATATTTGTATGTTGTAAAATATAGTCGTTTGGCATTGGTGTAGCAGCCATGGCAGTATAAGCATTATCCGTCATGTTGTCGGTCATGTTGTGAAGGTTGTTAAGGcgatttaattgatttatttccACTTGATCTAGTCTTGCTAAGAATGATGGTGTTTGAGTAAGCTTTAAACCGAGAGGTGGTAATCGCCACAAAGCTTCGTTCACGTTAAACtgcaaattttcaaacaaaagaaaaaattagaaCAGCCTATAAAGAACAGCATGCATGAATATAAAGGTGGTGTTTGATCTATTCTTGCTATGAAAGATGGTGTTTGAATATAAAGAACAGCATGcatgaatcaaaagaaaagaaaagaatccataaagaaaatcaaagaaagaaCCTCTATACGTCGTCTCCAAACCGCTTCAAGATATTCATCGGCACTACTCCTAAAATCTGCAGAATCGTTCATACCATAATGCTCCAtaatcaaaaaaacaaaaaaaaaaacccagatttctttatcaataaaaaaggaaaatcctATTTGAAAA
It includes:
- the LOC107904501 gene encoding putative uncharacterized protein DDB_G0289263 isoform X2 — its product is MTDNMTDNAYTAMAATPMPNDYILQHTNMSKLKAENFMMSSITIGSWERKSKNEGDLVAKCYFAKKKLVWEVLESGLKSKIEVQWSDISAFKATVQEGEPGILQIELNQPPLFYHEVDPQPRKHTQWRMVSDFTGGQATSNRRHILTFPPGSLERPLEKLLRSDKRLHQLNRQDFPESNSPYFPPPSVADVVLNFGGQLQISPPRIDQQQQQPLLSFARTPDQMYRPPPLDSPIPEYGSSQMSFWDQLARINNFGDNHFIANQIGGTRMPFNATVSSVPRVPFRSNYIPYPQNQFRRFAFMQQQEQEPEQQQQQEEQQEQQQQQQQPSMLQTVNDEYQQNMLSNNNSQTVVPNSMMTPGGNFLENPNMGDNGALMNNNNLPTDIFDPQLYVQLMNMTTDNGSFSSSGNNSDGNQEGNYWL
- the LOC107904501 gene encoding alpha-protein kinase 1 isoform X1 is translated as MNDSADFRSSADEYLEAVWRRRIEFNVNEALWRLPPLGLKLTQTPSFLARLDQVEINQLNRLNNLHNMTDNMTDNAYTAMAATPMPNDYILQHTNMSKLKAENFMMSSITIGSWERKSKNEGDLVAKCYFAKKKLVWEVLESGLKSKIEVQWSDISAFKATVQEGEPGILQIELNQPPLFYHEVDPQPRKHTQWRMVSDFTGGQATSNRRHILTFPPGSLERPLEKLLRSDKRLHQLNRQDFPESNSPYFPPPSVADVVLNFGGQLQISPPRIDQQQQQPLLSFARTPDQMYRPPPLDSPIPEYGSSQMSFWDQLARINNFGDNHFIANQIGGTRMPFNATVSSVPRVPFRSNYIPYPQNQFRRFAFMQQQEQEPEQQQQQEEQQEQQQQQQQPSMLQTVNDEYQQNMLSNNNSQTVVPNSMMTPGGNFLENPNMGDNGALMNNNNLPTDIFDPQLYVQLMNMTTDNGSFSSSGNNSDGNQEGNYWL